A genomic window from Pseudomonas alcaligenes includes:
- the lnt gene encoding apolipoprotein N-acyltransferase → MRWITQPGWPGNLLAIAGGACTTLALAPFDIWPLALLAITLFYLGLRGLNPRQALLRGWLYGIGLFLAGTSWVYVSIHDYGAASPALAAFLTFGFCAGVALFFALGAWLWARWLRRNDAPIGDALAFAALWLAQEAFRGWFLTGFPWLYAGYSQLHGPLAGLAPVGGMWLISLVLALSAALLVNLPRLLGDKPRLAAALLLLLAPWVAGLALNGHAWTERKGEPLKVAALQGNIEQNLKWDPEQLDAQLALYRDMTLSSRPADLIVWPETAVPVLKEYAEGYLRVMGRVAAERDAALITGVPLRQANEHGEKRYYNAITVTGWGEGTYLKQKLVPFGEYVPLQEVLRGLIAFFDLPMSDFARGPADQAPLQAKGLKIAPFICYEVVYPEFAAGLAARSDLLLTVSNDTWFGTSIGPLQHLQMAQMRALEAGRWMIRATNNGVTALIDPQGRISVQIPQFQQAVLYGEVQPMQGLTPYLLWRAWPLVVLCSLLLGWAFVARRRAARDLSPQAA, encoded by the coding sequence ATGCGCTGGATCACCCAACCCGGCTGGCCGGGCAACCTGCTGGCCATCGCCGGCGGCGCCTGCACCACCCTGGCCCTGGCCCCCTTCGATATCTGGCCGCTGGCCCTGCTGGCCATCACCCTGTTCTACCTCGGCCTGCGTGGGCTGAACCCGCGCCAGGCCCTGCTGCGCGGCTGGCTCTACGGCATCGGCCTGTTCCTCGCCGGCACCAGCTGGGTCTATGTCAGCATCCATGACTATGGTGCCGCCTCGCCGGCCCTGGCCGCCTTCCTCACCTTCGGCTTCTGCGCCGGGGTCGCGCTGTTCTTCGCCCTCGGCGCCTGGCTGTGGGCGCGCTGGCTGCGCCGCAACGACGCGCCGATCGGCGACGCCCTGGCCTTCGCCGCCCTGTGGCTGGCCCAGGAGGCCTTCCGCGGCTGGTTCCTCACCGGCTTCCCCTGGCTCTACGCCGGCTACAGCCAGCTGCACGGCCCGCTGGCCGGGCTGGCACCAGTCGGCGGCATGTGGCTGATCTCGCTGGTGCTGGCCCTGTCCGCCGCCCTGCTGGTCAACCTGCCGCGCCTGCTGGGCGACAAGCCGCGCCTGGCCGCCGCCCTGCTCCTGCTGCTGGCCCCCTGGGTCGCCGGCCTGGCACTGAATGGCCATGCCTGGACCGAGCGCAAAGGTGAGCCACTCAAGGTCGCCGCCCTGCAGGGCAATATCGAGCAGAACCTCAAGTGGGACCCGGAGCAGCTGGACGCCCAGCTGGCGCTGTACCGCGACATGACCCTGAGCAGCCGGCCAGCCGACCTGATCGTCTGGCCGGAAACCGCCGTGCCGGTGCTCAAGGAATACGCCGAGGGCTATCTGCGCGTGATGGGCCGGGTCGCCGCCGAGCGCGATGCCGCACTGATCACCGGCGTGCCGCTGCGCCAGGCCAACGAGCACGGCGAGAAGCGCTACTACAACGCGATCACCGTCACCGGCTGGGGCGAGGGCACCTACCTCAAGCAGAAGCTGGTGCCCTTCGGCGAGTATGTGCCGCTGCAGGAAGTGCTGCGCGGACTGATCGCCTTCTTCGACCTACCGATGTCCGACTTCGCCCGCGGCCCCGCCGACCAGGCTCCGCTGCAGGCCAAGGGCCTGAAGATCGCGCCGTTCATCTGCTATGAGGTGGTCTACCCGGAATTCGCCGCCGGCCTGGCCGCCCGCAGCGACCTGCTGCTGACGGTGAGCAACGACACCTGGTTCGGCACCTCGATCGGCCCGCTGCAGCACCTGCAGATGGCGCAGATGCGCGCCCTCGAGGCCGGGCGCTGGATGATCCGCGCCACCAACAACGGCGTCACCGCGCTGATCGACCCGCAGGGCCGCATCAGCGTGCAGATCCCGCAGTTCCAGCAGGCCGTCCTGTATGGCGAGGTGCAGCCGATGCAAGGCCTGACGCCCTACCTGCTGTGGCGCGCCTGGCCGCTGGTCGTGCTGTGCAGCCTGCTGCTGGGCTGGGCCTTCGTCGCCCGCCGCCGCGCGGCACGCGACCTCAGCCCGCAGGCGGCCTGA
- a CDS encoding HlyC/CorC family transporter produces MSEDRSSNEQKSWFNKLTQAFAHEPRNRQELLEVLREAHQNKLLDSEALAIVEGAIQVADLQVRDIMVPRSQMVSIKASQSPQEFLPAIIDSAHSRYPVIGESLDEVIGILLAKDLLPLILGGDKPFDIKQLLRPATFVPESKRLNVLLREFRANHNHMAVVIDEYGGVAGLVTIEDVLEQIVGDIEDEHDVEEDSYIKPLPSGDFLIKALTPIDNFNQAFDTEFPDDEFDTVGGLVMNAFGHLPKRNEVTEIGEYRFRVLNADSRRVHLLRLTPLER; encoded by the coding sequence ATGAGCGAAGACCGATCGAGCAACGAGCAGAAGTCCTGGTTCAACAAGCTGACCCAGGCTTTTGCTCATGAGCCGAGAAACCGCCAGGAACTGCTGGAAGTCCTGCGCGAAGCCCACCAGAACAAGCTGCTCGACAGCGAGGCACTGGCCATAGTCGAGGGCGCCATCCAGGTCGCCGACCTGCAGGTGCGCGACATCATGGTGCCGCGCTCGCAGATGGTCAGCATCAAGGCCAGCCAGTCGCCGCAGGAGTTCCTCCCGGCGATCATCGACTCCGCCCATTCGCGCTACCCGGTGATCGGCGAGAGCCTGGATGAAGTCATCGGTATCCTCCTGGCCAAGGACCTGCTGCCGCTGATCCTGGGCGGCGACAAGCCGTTCGACATCAAGCAACTGCTGCGCCCGGCCACCTTCGTGCCGGAGTCCAAGCGCCTCAACGTGCTGCTGCGCGAGTTCCGCGCCAACCACAACCACATGGCCGTGGTCATCGACGAATACGGCGGCGTGGCCGGCCTGGTGACCATCGAGGACGTGCTGGAACAGATCGTCGGCGACATCGAGGACGAGCACGACGTCGAGGAAGACAGCTACATCAAGCCGCTGCCCTCCGGCGACTTCCTGATCAAGGCGCTGACCCCGATCGACAACTTCAACCAGGCCTTCGACACCGAGTTCCCCGACGACGAGTTCGACACCGTCGGCGGCCTGGTGATGAACGCCTTCGGCCACCTGCCCAAGCGCAACGAAGTGACCGAGATCGGCGAGTACCGCTTCCGCGTGCTCAACGCCGACAGCCGCCGCGTGCACCTGCTGCGCCTGACCCCGCTGGAACGTTGA
- the ybeY gene encoding rRNA maturation RNase YbeY, translating into MLELDLQNASSATTLPAEAQLRRWCELALRQRTADSELTIRLVDEDEGRELNRTWRHKDYATNVLSFPAEIPEGILDIPLLGDLVICVPVVEREAREQGKAPEAHWAHLVIHGCLHLLGYDHLEDEEAEEMEALERELLAELGHPDPYAEE; encoded by the coding sequence ATGCTTGAACTGGACCTGCAGAATGCCTCCAGCGCCACCACCCTGCCCGCTGAGGCGCAGCTGCGGCGCTGGTGCGAGCTGGCCCTGCGCCAGCGCACGGCCGACTCCGAGCTGACCATCCGCCTGGTCGACGAGGACGAGGGCCGCGAACTGAACCGCACCTGGCGGCACAAGGACTACGCCACCAACGTGCTGTCCTTCCCCGCCGAAATCCCCGAAGGCATCCTCGACATCCCGCTGCTCGGCGACCTGGTGATCTGCGTGCCGGTGGTCGAGCGCGAGGCCCGCGAACAGGGCAAGGCCCCGGAGGCCCACTGGGCCCACCTGGTCATCCATGGCTGCCTGCACCTGCTCGGCTACGACCACCTCGAGGACGAGGAAGCCGAGGAGATGGAAGCGCTGGAACGAGAATTGCTGGCCGAACTGGGGCATCCCGACCCCTACGCCGAAGAATAA
- a CDS encoding PhoH family protein produces the protein MNAPIEPHRFILEPFEARRFANLCGQFDEHLRLIEQRLAIEIRNRGNQFELVGEPRHTQSAENLLRRLYRETKSAELSPDLVHLYLQESGLEALDSGKADAGIALRTKKGVIKPRGANQQRYVKAILDNDINFGIGPAGTGKTYLAVACAVDALEREQVRRILLVRPAVEAGEKLGFLPGDLAQKIDPYLRPLYDALYEMLGFETVAKLIEKQVIEIAPLAYMRGRTLNNSFIILDESQNTTLEQMKMFLTRIGFGSTAVITGDITQVDLPRGTKSGLAHVMEVLKDVPGISFTHFKPKDVVRHPLVQRIVEAYERFEERQPGKDSPRDA, from the coding sequence TTGAACGCGCCCATAGAACCCCATCGCTTCATCCTCGAACCCTTCGAAGCACGCCGCTTCGCCAACCTCTGCGGGCAATTCGACGAGCACCTGCGCCTGATCGAACAACGCCTGGCCATCGAAATCCGCAACCGCGGCAACCAGTTCGAACTGGTCGGCGAGCCCCGCCACACCCAGTCCGCCGAGAACCTGCTGCGCCGCCTGTACCGCGAGACCAAGAGCGCCGAGCTGTCGCCCGACCTGGTCCACCTGTACTTGCAGGAATCCGGCCTGGAAGCGCTGGACAGCGGCAAGGCCGACGCCGGCATCGCCCTGCGCACCAAGAAGGGCGTGATCAAGCCGCGCGGCGCCAACCAGCAGCGCTACGTCAAGGCCATCCTCGACAACGACATCAACTTCGGCATCGGCCCGGCCGGCACCGGCAAGACCTACCTGGCGGTGGCCTGCGCGGTGGACGCGCTGGAGCGCGAACAGGTGCGGCGCATCCTGCTGGTACGCCCGGCGGTCGAGGCCGGCGAGAAGCTCGGCTTCCTCCCCGGCGACCTGGCGCAGAAGATCGACCCCTACCTGCGCCCGCTGTATGACGCGCTGTACGAGATGCTCGGCTTCGAGACGGTAGCCAAGCTGATCGAGAAGCAGGTGATCGAGATCGCCCCGCTGGCCTACATGCGCGGCCGCACCCTTAACAACAGCTTCATCATTCTCGACGAGAGTCAGAACACCACCCTCGAGCAGATGAAGATGTTCCTCACCCGTATCGGCTTCGGCTCCACCGCCGTGATCACCGGCGACATCACCCAGGTCGACCTGCCGCGCGGCACCAAGTCCGGCCTGGCCCACGTGATGGAAGTGCTGAAGGACGTGCCGGGCATCAGCTTCACCCACTTCAAGCCCAAGGACGTGGTGCGCCACCCCCTGGTGCAGCGCATCGTCGAGGCCTACGAGCGCTTCGAGGAGCGCCAACCCGGCAAGGACAGCCCGCGCGATGCTTGA